The Oryzias latipes chromosome 8, ASM223467v1 genomic interval aatactAAACATCTTTAgtcaaataaaaactatttctgtttttaacaaaacctCAGTTTGTGAAGCTGAACTTTCTTACCAGCAACAGCCGGACGTTTTAGTACGACTTTGTTCTTAACAACACTCGACAACGacggtttcctgttttgtgttctCAGGGTACGACTGTCGACGCTTCGCTGATGTCGCACCTGAGCACGAAAAAGGTTGGTGAGATTGTCACGAGTTTCAGGCAAACACGCCCACAAAATGTTCGTACAATCacgagttttaaaaaaaataactgaggAAGTATTTTGATTTTCATAAATCTTCAAGTATTGTGTTAAATCTctgctgtgtttcacaaaacaaTGATTTCTCGTGTAAAGCTTTTGGTGACAGTTTAAACTATCGTATAACAATTATTATTACCACTGTTTATAATATTAGTTAATAATTATACATTAATATATAACAATTGTTATATaacaatttattttctattatttttctacaattattattatatattaatTATTATATGACCATTATTAACCAAAATAATTATTAAGACTTGGTATATGATAAATATTAACTATGGTAACTTCATGTTTATGAGGCTCAATAGCTGAAAATATTAATTCCAGACAAACAACCGTATAAATTAATGCTTATTGCTTTGCAAATATATATACACTAATATGTAGTTTATGTAAACACAAGCTTTTATTAATGCTTCGTAATGCTTTATGAAAGGTGGAATGCCGAACATTAGTTCATACACTTAGTAATGCAGAGACCACATTAGTTATGAGTTAATTCATGCTTTATTATGCATAACCTATGTTAACCATTGAGCGTTActgcaaagtgtttttcttgAAGCTTTGATTGATTTAACATCTGTCGTCATAGTTCCAGTTTATTTATGTAGTTTCACTAGAATTGTGAGGATTCATGAAAACAGCCACAGCGCTGGCGTGACCTTACCGCCCCAGGTAACCGTTTTTCTGCTTCACAGTGTTTGTCGTCCGCTTCACTTTGACACGACGGGGACAAAGTCTTGTCTCTTTTCTAACCGCATATTTGTAAAAGTCAGGAGATCCTGGCTTCCAGGCCGAGATTTGGATCATTTTCCAGTTTACACTCATTTGGCAGAGGAACTCAACCAGAAGGAACCGGAAGTCATAGAATAAAAGGTCCATGGAACAAACGGGAACCTCAGCAGTGAGCGGAAGAACCAATCACAGATGACTGGCTCCGCCTCCTCCCTTCTTTAGCCGCGTTTAAAGCAAGCGGTCACCGTTTGTTGGTCTGACATGAACGTCACGTTTCAGGAGGTTCCACATGTTTGGCTTTGGTCCCAATCCAAACTTTTCTCAACTACGTTTTTGATCCTagcccacaccatcacactgccACCATCTGACATTGCAGAGCTgtcttgtgttgttgtttttttgccacaCTTTCCTTCTGCAATTCAGAAATCACCAGAAAAATCTGGATTCTTCTATGAGGGTTGGACTCCTCCACATCTGGACAAATGTCTGTTAGACAGAAGAGACAGAGGAACCTTCTGGAAGGTGTCTGTTCTGCTGACCTCCAGCCAAGCATGCTGGTGGTAGTATGGTGGTGTGGGCTTCCCTTGCAGCTTCGGGTTTTTGGCTGCTTGTTACGAGTGATGGAATCAGAACTCCAGACAGAAAAGCCTCAGGGAGAACGTCCTCTCCAGTAACTCTGAGTGGTTCCTCAGATGGAGATGATGGACATCTTCTGAGTGGATGGAAGAAAAGTGTGGATTTCATGATCTAGTTTCAGTTTTTAGGATTTTAACAACACGGAAGCCCGAAAAGCCCACATGTTTGCTTTGACTTTAACGTTTCGTGGAACCTGGTGGCTTGAACGAACGTCACCGGGGGGGGGTTGAACGCCGGTGAAGATGAACTGAACTGAGGAGAAAAGACAACACCATGCGTCCGGTTTTCTCCGCCCCGTGAGTTGACGGTTGAGCAAAGGTTCACCTCGAGTTCCTCTGAGGGTCACAAAGGAAAGATCCACGCCTTTCATGGCGTTTTAACGGGTCCTGGGTCAGGATCATGAAGTCTGCTCGACAGTCTTCTGTCacaatgatgaagatgaagctcAGATGTTCACCGGTGGTCGATGTAGTGCAGATTCTGCATAAATATTgatcaaaactgtatttatttacaaGACTGTCAAAGGAATGTGTTGTCTAGGTGTGTTGTTGTCTGAAACCTGCTTGTTTGTGtggtcaggtgtgctgtggCTGTGCGTCGTGGCGGAGAGCCTGTACCTCAGCCTCCTCTTCATCGGGGGCTGCATGATGATCCTGGAACAGTGTCCCTGCTTCAGCATCATGAACAAGCTGAAACTGAGTGCCTTCGCCGCCATGCTCACCGCCCTGTCAGGTAGCTGCGCCGCTTCTCACGGCCTCTCTTTCTGTCGCTTTCTTCCCGACCAACgatgaagaggaagagcagGGCAGCGGGTCATGCTGAGGAAGATGAGGCAGCAGCTGACTGCTCTGCGCTGTGCTCGCTCGCTTCCTCAGAGGATTTGCTGGTTTGTGGACTAATCCGATTGGAACCGGGGCAGTGGTTTTGGGCCGTGCCAAAACCAGCCCAGTGGAGctccatcccccccccccatgccccccccccacccccctgttGTTGTGAGTTAATCCTGAGGAAATCAGCTGACCGCTAGCCGGGAAGGGGGCAGAAGGAGCTGAGAAAATCACTTAGATTTCATACTTCTTTTCTGGCTTTTGaaggaaatgtcatttttatttggtaAATATGTAAACGGACCACTTTCACTGTAAAAAGCAGCTTGTTTAtggtcactttattttttttaaacccttaaaAATACTAATTAAAGACTTTCtaaaagatggagaaaaaaacaaataggttTTAATAAAAGTATGTTTGCAATTTTCATTCCAACGTTCAAAATCAGGAGtgtgtgaaaaacagaaaaactactTCCTGGTGAGAAAAATACGCCAAATATTTTCTACAACTGTGGTTTAGCTTTCAGATAGAAGTCAGAATGAGACGGCGTGGAGGTCCGTTCCATTTTAACGTGATGGACTCTCTGCTGATTCTGTCGctctccaaagacattaaaggtgtgttcagactggacagggaaccagagttcgtttcccctGCTCATCAAATGCTCGTtttcagtctgaacacacccaAGCGGACCCGGGACCGGGACCGGGAGCCGTTCTTTCCAGGCGGTCTCGGTTCGTCTCCATTTGGACTGAGTTTTGGTTCCCTCAGAGTTTCCTCTCTCTGCAATCGGAgaggaacaactgaaccaaacggCCACCGTAACTGAGATACCAGGATGGAAACAAGCAGCTGAAAGAAAACAGCTTTAACATGATTCACATCTCCGTAACCGTCATGCAGCAGAAGAAAGTTttgtacctgacgttgatacaaaTGCTCAAAATTGATCAGCAAAAGATCAAGTTTATCCCGACAAGGTCTGTAAAGCGCAGGACCTCctgttttcctttctttgttGTCCGTCCTCAGCCTGCTTTCAACGGGGAAGTAAATGGAGCCGAGTCAGTTCACAGAGTTACTCACCAAGAACCAGCGactatctgagaactggactgagtgtgagcTCATCCACAGGAAATGCTTTACTTCcagccaaatgaagtcaatcagGAGCCATTTTTCATGATacggacaccgccatgttggagccagacgttgaTCGGTGGGATTCTAAggcaaccactctggccaatcaggagtgagcttgttggaagaccacacccctaccacttgaaagcaggcttcacgaaatctgtcaatcaaacattatGAATGTTGAACacgggggccagcaggctccacccacttttattgaggcatctgattggccagtttatgactTGGATGAAttgagcaacagaaaaaaaagaggattatgaagaacattttaaattttttttgcttatttatctAAAGACGTTTATGCGATTTTGGCCTCTaggaaccacttcctgtttggaacgccagggtgCCGATTTAAACATCAatatagaaaagaaaagcagaatccAATTTTTGGATAACCAgcatcattttaaatgtaaaagttaaATATTGCGTCTAAATATGGATCCATTAATAAAGCATAAAGCTAAATGTTAAATCTTTGCATCTATTTGCATGTCTTCCTGCAGTGATTTCATCAACCTGTTTGAAGGACGGGTGATCAGTCAGTAAGTTTTactgcaaatgttttttgcatttctcaGGCCTCTGCGGGATGGTGGCCCACATGATGTTTACCACAGCGTTTCATCTGGCCGTCTCTTTGGGTCCGGTGGACTGGAGGCCCAAGTCCTGGGACTACAGCTGGTCTTACGCGTAAGAACTTGTGATAGACGCGTCTGCAAGTTGCTTTTATCCCTAAGAAAGAATCTGCACACTGAAAATGTCCCtctgaaaaacaagacaaaaataaagaatacgAGTTATCCCCCCGTCTCAAGAGTCCAAAAATCCACCAATGGAACTCCTAAAATTGCaatatgaaagttttttttttttaaataagttgtgATGTTCTGCTGTTTTAAGACGAAATAAAATCTTGCATTTagccacaaacaaaaaaaacattgttataCTATTCTACTAATTGGACATATCATTTCAGagaatagttatttttttcttttttcaggtaAATATATGCATTTGTCTTCTCAAATCTGTTCCTTTTAGATCTATAGTCTAACTGTTCGTCTTTCTAGACCATAATCATCTAAAAGTAACACTGAAAAAGTTAGTTGAATTTTTTTCCTAGAAACTCTAAAAGACTGGATGATGTTTTGTGTCCTGGCAGTGAACGTCTTCCTCTAATTGCGTCCTTTTTCTCTCAGCTTAGCGTGGTGCTCCTTCGGTACCTGCATGGGTTCTGCAGTGACGGCGCTGAACCGGTACACCAAGACCATCGTAGAGTTTAAATACAAGCGACGGAACATCGAGAAGAGCCTGATGGTGAAGGAGAAGATGATGGAGATGGACCTCCCAGAACCCATGTGGGACATGTACTTGACTGCTGTGGCAGAGGCCCCCACCGAACTCCTGATCAACGGCCACAAACCGTCCACTGGGGAGCCGTGCGTGGATGAGGAGGACGGCCGAAGCCAACGGCACGGAGAGGCGTACTGCTGAGGACAGCATGCGTCTCTGCTGAGGACTGAACCGAGGTTGGCTCCAAAACTGTTCAGAATGTTCCAGAAGAATGTTGTTCTCACTCATCCCTGGAAGAAGCAGGTTTATGGCTTCTGCAATGAAAGGGGTTGGCTTCtgttctctctctcttttttttgtgctttagggGAGCGCGTCTTCAGGATTTAAACTGCATTAAAATTCTTCAGAAGTGCATGCAACTGATGCAACTAAAAACATATGGAGCAATATTTATGCCATCAcgttgcaaataaaaatatcaaatatttgctttcaatttcttttgctttcaaattttttatctttgcagtcaaaaggtttttacaatttttttttttggctttcaaattttttttctcaacaatttttatttttgctttcagaaacttttttttcaaaaatttcttTTATgctttcaattcttttttttttgctctcaatttttgttttgcgttcaattttttttttttgctttcaaaacttttatttttgctgtcaaaaacttttttcaaatttgtttaattgctttcaaacatttttttggttttaaaaacttttctattttttttttggcttttagtttttttttcttgcgatcaaaaaaattgtttgcgtttgcaaaacaaacgttttcacatgcgttgtgtctcatctcgcttttttcctatctttgattttgctcacGTAGGTTTAAGTTTAGGGTGACATGAccgcaaatatttaatattttcatttgcatctTAGAAACCTTTGTGTGCAACGTGatggcataaatatcacttcataaaaacacaaaaaccgtAGATAAATCACTGAAAATCCtttaatataaaagaaaatgcaaaaaaagctgtaagaaaaaaaaaacaaagttatgcAAGACTGCAATGAAAgagtaataaaataaagtaatgtGTTTGAATATGGAAGTAATACAAGAGATTGGATTTCCTGTCTTATGGATTTGTGCTCCAAGCTAAGTTTCCTGCACACATTTTGCTGGGTTTTCTAGGTTAGAAGCTGACATGTTGCTGCAAATAGGCAAAAATCTGAATCTCATGTGAATTTAGTGGCATGGGCAGCTCAAGGGGAAAATATTTCGGGGCCCATAAGCGATAAAAATAGGTTTGATGGTAACTCTGGCAGTGGGACGTTACAGGTGGAGTCCCGGACAAACCCCCAACCTTGGTGCCCAGTCAAAGCACATTGGGCCGTTCATGGACTGTTCGTTAAAAGTTTTGATTGAATATTCTTTACCTGCATCCAAGCGATTCAATGACATCACAAGAAATGGCCCCACTTACATCATGCAaacgaaaaaagaaaacacgcTAGCAAGCCAAAACACTGGAGAGACCAACCGGCTAAAAAAAAGCTAGCAAACCAAACAAGAACAAACTTCATTGAgctcttggtgtttttaacatatttttgcatttttctgatgatggtggacTTAGTTCAAGAAAAGTTCTGAATATTTCATCATTTAAGTCgtttgtgaatcgggagcagatgaaaaaatgcatcaTAATTGCAATGTATAAAATGAATCTGGATCTTAACTGTACGGAAGGATAGCTACGATattggtcgccatttttgttgcactgctaatgtcaGTTTggtggtgggaggggctgtaagctagcaggagagagtgaaaacagagagctctcagcaacagcgGGGGGAAGCGGGTTGCTCCGGatcaacggtcccgcccacaatttagaggtgaGTTTGTAATGAACCACTGCCGCTCCTTAGAAACTATGACTGAATCCGGATTTCCTCCCTACCTGTGGCTCCTCCCTATTCCTCCAGTTGTTTTGGGGCATTTGGAGATGTAGTGGtttacaaacatgtttttttggggTAGCCATACCCCGATAAAAGAGCTGGGTCTCCCTCCACTGGTACTCCACACTGTGGCGTGGaagagaaatgcatttcttcacCTGGGCGTGCCCATAaccacagaagtttacatttaaacgtTAGTAtgacttttttgattttgcactACTATCGATGCCGTTGAGTGGTAGTAACTCGCCGCTTGGACGGCTAAATGTAGGgacagggagaagccggaggttGTGGTGGAGGGATCTGGATTCAGCTTAGTGCTAGAAAACatgacaggtttttattttagaagtgGTGTAACGGGGAGAAATTTTCTATCCATTATTGACTCT includes:
- the LOC101159917 gene encoding germ cell-specific gene 1-like protein, yielding MGLERGRRASLAITFNFVALTFAVSAVTTSYWCEGTRKVAKPFCTGPPAKAKQWFCIRFNSTNMNDSRQVQYIFETGEEKFLLKKFHAGIFFTCEQASDMKGYDCRRFADVAPEHEKGVLWLCVVAESLYLSLLFIGGCMMILEQCPCFSIMNKLKLSAFAAMLTALSGLCGMVAHMMFTTAFHLAVSLGPVDWRPKSWDYSWSYALAWCSFGTCMGSAVTALNRYTKTIVEFKYKRRNIEKSLMVKEKMMEMDLPEPMWDMYLTAVAEAPTELLINGHKPSTGEPCVDEEDGRSQRHGEAYC